Proteins from a genomic interval of Lolium perenne isolate Kyuss_39 chromosome 1, Kyuss_2.0, whole genome shotgun sequence:
- the LOC127303079 gene encoding non-specific lipid-transfer protein 2P encodes MAMAMAMARAVAMCAVLTVMMVAPSAVVGRAMAPARALAADQTCDVGKLIPCGPAIIGGTPPSDSCCSNLKAQEGCFCQYAKDPAYSGYIDSPNARKTLASCGITLPTCPR; translated from the coding sequence atggccatggccatggccatggctaggGCGGTGGCGATGTGCGCGGTGctgacggtgatgatggtggcGCCATCGGCGGTGGTGGGGAGGGCGATGGCGCCGGCCAGGGCGTTGGCGGCGGACCAGACGTGCGACGTGGGGAAGTTGATCCCGTGCGGGCCGGCGATCATCGGCGGGACGCCGCCGTCGGACTCGTGCTGCTCGAACCTCAAGGCGCAGGAAGGGTGCTTCTGCCAGTACGCGAAGGACCCGGCTTACTCCGGCTATATCGACAGCCCCAACGCCCGCAAGACCCTCGCCTCCTGTGGCATCACCCTCCCCACCTGTCCGCGGTAG
- the LOC127303076 gene encoding uncharacterized protein, with protein MFKSGRWRGGGKAKAMFKLQFHATQVPEPGWESMMVVVTPQDIGRPTARTDGAEVADGACRWAAPIFEATKLPAGKDKIYHFLVYETGSTKAALLGEATANLAEYADALKPSAVTLPLKGSPAPGALLHVTIQRVVGGGAGGCGDDVSENGDTAKSSPRRTLQGQLSRCEDEDGEKARSLAADSMSPVHDGLVISKPPGMRFPLRRNMPMSVEPAGHLHNANSFDAVSVSGSDGSSGRFTPKTSANMHSTFHHDATNVLSPFANNGTQRNPLSSGDWSGSSAPDASTDGSTSNSGETGLRGAEDDVEKLRSEIGTLTRKMDVSDMELQTLRKQIVKESRRGQDLSKEMNSLREERDALRRECEGLRGTKKTIHDANGSGKRLSVGEDPWSQIEELKQELGHEKNLNADLRIQLQKMQESNSELLLAVKDLDELLEQKDRDISVFQQETVDDPQEAQYEHALSNVHSGGHKMDMSETSSYQEKEDELMLDALVKKSDGIASSELQEKIIELSDEIELYKKDREDLEMQMEQLALDYEILKQENHDISSRLEQTQLREQLRMQYECSAHLSIITDLETNVENLENELQTQSERLEADIAEVLSAKVEQEQRAIKAEEALRKARWNNATTAERLQEEFKSLSSQVSSAFSANERLLVQARKEAAELQLQKSQLEELLQKAQEDTVSVQEQNRMKIQQLLTLVDFKSKEIDRLVMELKSKSDEFQNQKRSDEEKLDALSEEIEQLKVKIEKLSNERDKLMENNQQKDMELAASGEKDMALEDKTAEIILLNEELALLKGHVQTYLSELNTLKRSRNEKDEAIGKLQINIGSLKLQHENIKKMLSTKESEKSNLASQVLKLRRALESREDAKENGITSETTEDQHTNSKRTKHNIVSTGNTDATPIVDMHSNGHDARGAGAHADQSAKELDSLKEMNKAMQEELNELHERYSEISLKFAEVEGERQQLVMTVRTLKNALR; from the exons ATGTTCAAATCGGGGAGGTGGCGCGGCGGCGGCAAGGCCAAGGCCATGTTCAAGCTGCAGTTCCACGCCACACAG GTGCCGGAGCCTGGGTGGGagtcgatgatggtggtggtgacgCCGCAGGACATCGGCCGGCCGACGGCGCGGACGGACGGCGCGGAGGTCGCCGACGGCGCCTGCCGCTGGGCCGCCCCGATCTTCGAGGCCACCAAGCTCCCCGCCGGCAAGGACAAGATCTACCATTTCCTCGTCTACGAGACC GGGTCGACCAAGGCGGCGCTGCTGGGGGAGGCGACGGCGAACCTGGCCGAGTACGCGGACGCCTTGAAGCCGTCGGCGGTGACGCTCCCCCTCAAGGGCAGCCCCGCCCCCGGCGCCCTGCTGCAC GTGACCATCCAGCGGGTGGTGGGTGGTGGCGCCGGTGGGTGCGGCGACGACGTGAG TGAGAACGGCGACACAGCAAAGTCCTCGCCGCGGAGGACGCTGCAGGGCCAGCTGAGCCGGTGCGAGGACGAGGACGGCGAGAAGGCCAGGTCGCTTGCCGCCGACTCGATGAGCCCTGTGCAT GATGGATTGGTGATCAGCAAACCGCCAGGGATGAGGTTTCCGTTGAGAAGAAATATGCCGATGTCTGTTGAGCCGGCTGGCCACCTCCATAATGCCAATAGCTTTGATGCTGTTTCGGTGTCGGGTTCAGATGGGAGCTCAGGAAGATTCACTCCCAAAACCAGTGCAAACATGCATAGCACATTTCATCATGACGCCACCAACGTGCTCTCGCCGTTTGCTAACAATGGCACCCAGAGAAACCCATTGAGCTCTGGTGACTGGTCGGGAAGCTCAGCTCCTGATGCTAGCACAGACGGGTCGACGAGTAACTCCGGTGAGACGGGGTTGAGAGGTGCCGAGGATGATGTGGAGAAGCTAAGAAGCGAGATAGGCACTCTGACACGGAAAATGGATGTCTCAGACATGGAGTTGCAGACGCTCAGAAAGCAAATTGTGAAAGAGAGTAGGCGAGGGCAAGATCTTTCCAAGGAAATGAATAGCTTGAGGGAGGAAAGGGATGCACTCCGAAGAGAATGTGAAGGACTTAGAGGCACAAAGAAGACGATCCATGATGCAAATGGATCAGGTAAACGGTTGTCAGTTGGGGAAGATCCCTGGTCTCAGATTGAGGAGCTGAAGCAAGAGCTGGGCCACGAGAAGAATTTAAATGCAGATCTGCGCATACAGCTGCAGAAAATGCAGGAGTCCAATTCTGAGCTGCTTTTGGCCGTAAAGGATCTTGATGAGCTGCTAGAGCAAAAGGATAGAGACATTTCCGTTTTCCAACAAGAAACAGTAGATGATCCTCAGGAGGCACAATATGAGCATGCACTTTCAAATGTGCACAGTGGTGGACACAAGATGGACATGTCTGAAACAAGCTCGTACCAGGAGAAAGAAGACGAGCTTATGCTGGATGCATTGGTGAAGAAGAGCGATGGCATCGCTAGTTCTGAACTACAAGAGAAGATTATTGAACTGAGCGATGAAATTGAGTTGTACAAGAAAGACCGTGAGGATCTTGAGATGCAAATGGAGCAGCTTGCACTTGATTATGAGATTCTGAAGCAAGAGAACCATGACATCTCTTCGAGGCTGGAACAAACACAACTGAGGGAGCAGCTAAGAATGCAGTATGAGTGTTCAGCTCATTTGTCTATTATAACTGATCTTGAGACCAATGTCGAGAATCTGGAGAATGAACTCCAGACGCAATCTGAAAGATTAGAGGCTGATATAGCAGAAGTACTGTCTGCAAAGGTTGAGCAAGAACAGAGGGCCATAAAGGCCGAGGAGGCTCTGAGGAAGGCACGGTGGAACAATGCTACTACTGCTGAACGACTTCAGGAGGAATTCAAGAGTTTATCTTCGCAGGTATCTTCTGCTTTCAGTGCAAATGAACGGCTGCTTGTGCAAGCAAGAAAAGAGGCCGCAGAACTACAGTTGCAGAAGAGCCAGTTGGAAGAATTACTACAAAAGGCCCAAGAAGATACCGTATCGGTCCAAGAACAAAACCGGATGAAGATTCAACAGTTACTTACCCTAGTGGATTTCAAGTCGAAGGAGATAGATAGGCTAGTGATGGAGCTCAAGAGCAAGAGCGACGAGTTCCAGAACCAGAAGAGAAGTGATGAGGAAAAGTTAGATGCTCTATCAGAAGAAATTGAGCAGCTAAAAGTCAAGATTGAGAAGCTGTCAAATGAGAGAGACAAACTCATGGAAAACAATCAACAGAAAGACATGGAATTAGCTGCAAGTGGTGAAAAAGACATGGCCTTGGAAGACAAAACTGCTGAAATTATTTTGCTCAATGAGGAGCTTGCATTGCTCAAGGGCCATGTGCAGACATATTTGAGTGAGCTAAACACTCTAAAGCGCTCCAGGAATGAAAAAGATGAGGCCATAGGGAAGCTACAAATAAATATTGGATCGTTGAAGCTCCAACatgaaaacataaaaaaaatgCTGTCCACAAAGGAGTCTGAGAAAAGCAACCTTGCCTCTCAGGTGCTGAAGCTGAGAAGAGCCCTTGAAAGCAGGGAAGATGCCAAGGAAAATGGTATCACTTCAGAAACAACG GAAGATCAGCATACTAATTCGAAGCGCACCAAGCATAATATTGTCAGCACTGGGAACACCGATGCAACGCCAATTGTTGACATGCACAGCAATGGGCACGACGCGAG GGGTGCTGGAGCTCATGCTGACCAGTCTGCAAAGGAGCTGGACTCTCTGAAGGAGATGAACAAGGCGATGCAGGAAGAACTGAACGAACTGCATGAACGGTACTCAGAGATAAGCCTCAAGTTCGCTGAGGTGGAAGGCGAGAGACAGCAGCTTGTGATGACTGTGCGGACACTGAAGAACGCGCTGAGGTGA